A stretch of the Planctomycetota bacterium genome encodes the following:
- the gspG gene encoding type II secretion system major pseudopilin GspG → MPIRAQRSGRRRRGFTIIEVIVIITILGIIAAVVVPRLFGRIGQGRQGAAKSSANNIAQAVELYRIDMEGLPDGDSLDFLIEPPSAGADKWQGPYLNSVDDLIDPWGNPYVLRAPGEKNFDYDVVSYGKDGEPGGDGEDADVAAP, encoded by the coding sequence ATGCCGATACGCGCACAACGCAGCGGACGCCGCCGCCGCGGCTTCACCATCATCGAGGTGATCGTGATCATCACGATCCTGGGCATCATCGCGGCGGTGGTGGTGCCCCGGCTGTTCGGCCGCATCGGGCAGGGCCGCCAGGGCGCGGCCAAGTCGAGCGCCAACAACATCGCGCAGGCCGTCGAGCTCTACCGCATCGACATGGAGGGCCTGCCTGATGGCGATTCGCTCGACTTCCTGATCGAGCCGCCCTCGGCCGGCGCCGACAAGTGGCAGGGGCCCTACCTCAACAGCGTCGACGACCTGATCGATCCGTGGGGCAATCCGTACGTCCTCCGTGCGCCGGGCGAGAAGAACTTCGACTACGACGTGGTGAGCTACGGCAAGGACGGCGAACCGGGCGGCGATGGCGAGGACGCCGACGTCGCCGCGCCGTGA